A part of Oligoflexus sp. genomic DNA contains:
- a CDS encoding GxxExxY protein: MEIPHVPIFLFLIAPTLNRDDPDLGCAELQSPLCNGIVVRSFLLFIGEILTIIRPRLTDHFGIPISQEKADFAIPFLDEDLPLYVDPFLLWKSPSQQDQALHQSMIYAFRSLITKGSQSERIAKLQKISECSEVGLGESATRRGVKIGQELAKSILEHFEVSKQKMGTDVEHIEEVQLFVDKVSKDRISDFACVLLKSFIVDFTLDQCGKYGIPCQKTTILDLYDDRKDVFKNIEVEVPINPNDGKPILFVPKRWLRFSPWIGYEDYFKNHYLKQYVEEGAPHPGRVEILNFNRDNYGVIDRYIKNREKSFADCKNDPLFSTIPVVSAKRLLAAISKLPSGKTNNADKKYEDQLCRLLPSLLYPHLDFAMEQSRTDSGAHIRDLVFYNNKSIGLLSDLWDKYSCRQIVFELKNVKELERDHINQINRYLKESFGSFGILVTRNEPTKTIQRNLIDLWSGQRKCILVLTDSDIDMMVNVFESKQRDPIEVINKKYVEFMRACPS, translated from the coding sequence TTGGAGATTCCCCATGTTCCTATTTTCCTTTTCTTAATCGCACCCACACTCAACCGAGATGACCCGGACTTAGGCTGCGCCGAGTTGCAATCGCCACTGTGCAACGGTATTGTCGTAAGAAGTTTCCTTCTTTTCATCGGTGAAATATTGACTATCATTCGTCCTAGATTGACCGATCACTTCGGCATTCCGATTTCACAGGAAAAAGCTGACTTCGCGATCCCTTTCCTAGATGAAGATCTTCCTCTCTACGTGGACCCCTTTCTTCTTTGGAAATCTCCGTCTCAGCAAGACCAAGCCCTGCATCAGAGTATGATCTATGCATTTCGTTCGCTAATCACGAAAGGGAGCCAAAGTGAACGAATCGCCAAACTTCAGAAAATATCTGAATGTTCAGAAGTCGGCTTGGGTGAATCCGCGACAAGAAGAGGAGTCAAAATCGGGCAGGAATTGGCGAAATCCATTCTCGAACATTTTGAAGTCTCAAAGCAGAAAATGGGGACAGATGTAGAACATATCGAAGAAGTGCAATTGTTCGTGGACAAGGTTTCGAAAGACCGGATCAGTGATTTTGCATGCGTCTTGCTAAAATCTTTTATTGTTGATTTTACGCTGGACCAGTGCGGCAAGTACGGGATCCCTTGTCAAAAAACCACGATTCTAGATTTGTACGACGATCGAAAAGATGTGTTTAAGAATATCGAAGTTGAAGTACCGATAAACCCAAATGATGGAAAGCCGATCCTTTTCGTTCCAAAACGCTGGCTTCGTTTTAGCCCATGGATTGGCTACGAAGACTATTTCAAAAACCACTACTTAAAGCAGTACGTTGAAGAAGGGGCTCCGCATCCGGGACGAGTGGAGATTCTGAACTTCAACCGCGACAACTATGGTGTCATCGACCGATATATTAAGAATCGCGAAAAATCGTTTGCTGATTGCAAAAATGATCCATTGTTCTCGACGATTCCTGTCGTTTCTGCAAAGAGATTGTTGGCAGCCATAAGTAAGCTTCCTTCCGGCAAGACCAATAACGCAGACAAGAAATATGAAGATCAACTTTGTAGATTGCTTCCATCGCTGCTCTATCCTCATTTGGACTTCGCAATGGAGCAATCACGGACGGACTCTGGGGCTCATATTCGGGATCTTGTTTTCTACAACAATAAGAGCATCGGTCTTTTAAGCGATCTTTGGGATAAATATTCCTGTCGGCAAATTGTTTTTGAGCTGAAAAATGTTAAAGAATTGGAACGAGATCATATTAATCAGATTAATCGTTATCTAAAGGAATCTTTCGGGTCATTCGGAATTTTGGTGACTAGAAATGAACCGACGAAGACTATTCAGAGGAATTTGATTGACCTGTGGTCAGGACAGCGAAAGTGTATTCTTGTTTTGACGGATTCGGACATCGACATGATGGTGAATGTGTTTGAATCCAAACAGCGAGATCCGATTGAAGTAATAAATAAAAAGTATGTTGAATTTATGAGAGCGTGCCCAAGCTAA